A segment of the Thermoanaerobacterales bacterium genome:
GGGGGGTGCGTTAATCTTGCCCGGTTACGAACCGGTCATCGGCCTTGAGGTACACGTCGAGCTCAGGACAGCCAGTAAGATCTTTTGTTCCTCAACAACGGCTTTCGGGGGGGACCCCAACCACCATACCTGCCCCGTTTGCCTGGGCCTGCCGGGTGTCCTGCCCGTTCTCAATAAGAAAGTGGTCGATTACGGGATCCGGGTGGGCCTGGCCCTGAATTGCAGCATCGCCCGTTTTTCGAAGTTTGACCGGAAGAACTACTATTACCCCGACCTGCCGAAGAACTACCAGATTTCCCAGTACGACCTGCCCCTGGCCGAGAACGGTTACCTGGAGATCGAAGGCCGGCAAGGCCGGAAGCGGGTGGGGATCATCCGTGTGCACATGGAGGAGGATGCCGGGAAGCTGGTACACCAGGGGAGTATCGCCGCCACGCCCTATTCCCTGGTCGACTACAACCGGACGGGGGTGCCACTCCTGGAAATCG
Coding sequences within it:
- a CDS encoding Asp-tRNA(Asn)/Glu-tRNA(Gln) amidotransferase GatCAB subunit B, with protein sequence MPGYEPVIGLEVHVELRTASKIFCSSTTAFGGDPNHHTCPVCLGLPGVLPVLNKKVVDYGIRVGLALNCSIARFSKFDRKNYYYPDLPKNYQISQYDLPLAENGYLEIEGRQGRKRVGIIRVHMEEDAGKLVHQGSIAATPYSLVDYNRTGVPLLEI